A section of the Flaviflexus equikiangi genome encodes:
- a CDS encoding SLC13 family permease: protein MKKPSNAAATSTRRTREPSLTKRIGLVLGLLVFLFPLLYDIPGLEEPGERMLAIFLLAIVFWITEAIPLVATAVLVIFLEVLMVSTGAIIAPSGAAEALPAADYFAALANPVIILFLGGFMIAEGAEKYRLDRNIAAVLLKPFAGSIRITVLGLMIITALLSMFMSNTATTATMFAVIMPIIASLKDTKSRAGLAIAIPLAANVGGIGTPVGTPPNAIALGALEERGIHVSFVDWMVMAMPLMLVVLIGSWLLLCVLFLPTEGTMEVDLGKDWDTSRNAKLFYAVTGLTILLWMTEPLHGVSSNIVGFFPVVALLCMKVMEGADLKRLDWPVLWLVSGGIALGTGVGATGLDVWLVESIPWASFSPLLLLFVFGMIGLGMANVISHSAAANLLVPLAVSLAVSLDGINVIVVAAVVAISTSFGMSLPISTPPNAIAYSTGEVSVKNMATVGVIVGLAGTFLLLFVMPPLWEFLGMV from the coding sequence ATGAAGAAGCCATCCAATGCCGCGGCCACCAGCACTCGCCGGACACGCGAGCCCTCCTTGACCAAGCGGATCGGGCTGGTCCTCGGTCTCCTCGTGTTCCTGTTCCCCCTTCTCTATGACATTCCCGGTCTCGAGGAGCCTGGCGAGCGGATGCTCGCCATCTTCCTTCTCGCCATCGTCTTCTGGATCACGGAGGCGATTCCACTGGTCGCAACTGCGGTCCTCGTCATCTTCCTCGAAGTGCTCATGGTGTCGACGGGCGCGATCATCGCACCCAGCGGCGCCGCGGAAGCACTCCCTGCGGCCGACTATTTCGCGGCTCTTGCCAATCCCGTCATCATTCTGTTCCTCGGCGGCTTCATGATCGCGGAAGGAGCAGAGAAATATCGGCTGGACCGCAATATCGCTGCTGTCCTGCTGAAACCGTTCGCCGGTTCGATCAGGATCACTGTTCTCGGGCTCATGATCATCACGGCCCTGCTGTCGATGTTCATGTCCAACACGGCCACAACGGCCACCATGTTCGCGGTCATCATGCCCATCATCGCCAGCCTGAAAGACACGAAGTCGCGTGCCGGTCTCGCGATCGCGATCCCGCTGGCGGCGAACGTCGGCGGTATCGGCACCCCCGTGGGCACTCCCCCGAATGCGATTGCGCTGGGAGCGCTCGAGGAGCGCGGCATCCACGTCTCGTTCGTCGACTGGATGGTCATGGCGATGCCGCTCATGCTTGTCGTCCTCATCGGATCCTGGCTCCTGCTGTGCGTGCTCTTCCTGCCGACCGAGGGGACGATGGAGGTGGATCTCGGCAAGGACTGGGATACGTCCCGCAACGCCAAGCTCTTCTATGCCGTGACGGGTCTGACCATTCTCCTGTGGATGACGGAACCGCTCCACGGGGTCTCATCGAACATTGTCGGCTTCTTCCCCGTCGTGGCTCTTCTCTGCATGAAAGTCATGGAGGGCGCCGATCTCAAGAGGCTCGACTGGCCAGTTCTGTGGCTCGTATCGGGTGGTATCGCGCTCGGCACCGGTGTCGGCGCGACGGGCCTGGACGTGTGGCTCGTCGAATCGATTCCGTGGGCAAGCTTCTCCCCGCTGCTCCTCCTGTTCGTGTTCGGCATGATCGGCCTGGGCATGGCCAACGTCATCTCCCACTCCGCCGCTGCCAACCTGCTCGTACCGCTCGCCGTCTCGCTCGCGGTCTCCCTCGACGGCATCAACGTCATCGTTGTCGCGGCCGTCGTCGCGATCTCGACATCCTTCGGCATGTCGCTGCCGATCTCCACCCCGCCCAATGCCATCGCCTACTCGACGGGCGAAGTGTCCGTGAAGAACATGGCCACGGTCGGCGTC
- the rpoB gene encoding DNA-directed RNA polymerase subunit beta, with protein sequence MSTASASQSRKARVSFAKIKEPMQAPDLLGLQTDSFNWLIGSAAWRAGADPSEKSGLEEVFEEVSPIVNSANTMTLSFYEPKLEPPKYTVEMCKEKDLTYSAPLYVKADYHYKETGEIKSQTTFLGDFPLMTPGGTFIINGTERVVVSQLVRSPGVYFESERDKTSDKLIYTSKFIPSRGAWLEFEIDKRDAVGVRVDRKRKQSVTHFLKAWGMTEEEIREEFADYPILIDTLEKDTVHTKEEALTDVYRKLRPGEPPSARAGENLLTNLYLSDKRYDLAKVGRYKINKKLGLDPENKVRQLTLEDIVGSIHYILALHADKAEANCGGPHDVAIEFDDIDHFGNRRIRAVGELIQNQVRTGLSRLDRMVRERMTTQEAAAITPSSLINIRPIVAAIKEFFGTSQLSQFMDQNNPLSGLTHKRRLSALGPGGLARDRAGMEVRDVHPSHYGRMCPIETPEGPNIGLIGSLATFARVNSFGFLETPYRKVVNGVVTDEIVYLTADDEDRSRIAQATDRLNDDGTFMDDEALCREAGGEPALLAIEDIDYMDVSARQMVSVGTAMIPFLEHDDAHRALMGANMQRQAVPLLRTDAPLVGTGMEARAAADAGEVLQSDVAGVVEEASADLVRIATDDGDYRSYRITKFERSNQGNCYNQKVVVSEGDRVEVGTVLADGPATEDGELALGRNLLVAFMSWEGYNFEDAIILSQRVVTEDMLTSIHIEEHEVDARDTKLGPEEITRDIPNVSEEVLGNLDERGIIRIGAEVNAGDILVGKITPKGETELTSEERLLRAIFGEKAKEVRDTSLRVPHGESGIVIGVREFSAENDDELAADVRQTVRVYVATRRKITIGDKMAGRHGNKGVISRILPVEDMPFLPDGTPVDIILNPLGVPGRMNLGQVFELHLGWIAANGWDATQARMDGEEWALRLPESAITGAPGQTVATPVFDGVEPDEIEGLLGATLPNRDGFQMVGQDGKAKLFDGRSGEPFPEEISVGYMYMLKLHHLVDDKIHARSTGPYSMVTQQPLGGKAQFGGQRLGEMEVWALEAYGAAHTLQEMLTIKSDDTVGRVKVYEAIVKGDNIPEPGIPESFRVLIQEMRSLCLNVEALDASGNTIDLQDTEDDFRSREKPQLSTGLEDFGAMEF encoded by the coding sequence ATTTCGACAGCATCCGCTTCGCAGAGCCGAAAGGCACGCGTTTCTTTCGCCAAAATTAAAGAGCCCATGCAGGCTCCGGACCTACTCGGTCTCCAGACCGATAGCTTCAATTGGCTGATTGGGTCCGCCGCATGGCGGGCCGGTGCAGACCCATCCGAGAAGTCAGGATTGGAAGAGGTCTTTGAAGAGGTCTCGCCGATCGTCAACTCGGCAAACACGATGACTCTGTCCTTCTACGAGCCGAAGCTCGAACCCCCGAAGTACACGGTCGAAATGTGCAAGGAGAAGGATCTCACCTACTCCGCACCGCTTTACGTCAAGGCGGATTACCACTACAAGGAAACCGGCGAGATCAAGTCTCAGACCACGTTCCTCGGTGACTTCCCGCTCATGACCCCGGGCGGCACCTTCATCATCAACGGCACCGAGCGTGTCGTCGTGTCTCAGCTCGTCCGTTCCCCCGGCGTGTACTTCGAGAGCGAGCGCGACAAGACCTCCGACAAGCTCATCTACACGTCGAAGTTCATCCCTTCCCGCGGTGCCTGGCTCGAGTTCGAGATCGACAAGCGTGACGCTGTCGGCGTCCGAGTCGACCGCAAGCGCAAGCAGTCCGTGACCCACTTCCTCAAGGCGTGGGGCATGACAGAGGAGGAGATCCGGGAAGAGTTCGCTGACTACCCGATCCTCATCGACACCCTCGAGAAGGACACCGTCCACACCAAGGAAGAGGCCCTCACCGACGTCTACCGCAAGCTCCGCCCGGGCGAGCCGCCCTCGGCCCGCGCCGGCGAGAACCTGCTGACGAACCTCTACCTGTCGGACAAGCGCTACGACCTCGCGAAGGTCGGCCGCTACAAGATCAACAAGAAGCTTGGACTCGATCCGGAGAACAAGGTTCGCCAGCTCACCCTCGAAGACATTGTCGGGTCGATCCACTACATTCTCGCCCTGCACGCCGATAAGGCGGAAGCGAACTGCGGCGGCCCCCACGATGTCGCCATCGAGTTCGATGACATCGACCACTTCGGCAACCGTCGCATCCGCGCCGTGGGCGAGCTGATCCAGAACCAGGTCCGCACCGGCCTGTCCCGCCTCGACCGCATGGTCCGCGAACGGATGACGACACAGGAAGCCGCGGCGATCACGCCGTCCTCCCTCATCAACATCCGCCCCATCGTCGCCGCGATCAAGGAGTTCTTCGGAACATCCCAGCTGTCGCAGTTCATGGACCAGAACAACCCGCTGTCGGGCTTGACGCACAAGCGCCGCCTGTCCGCACTCGGCCCGGGCGGTCTCGCCCGTGACCGTGCGGGCATGGAAGTTCGAGACGTCCACCCGTCCCACTACGGACGCATGTGCCCCATCGAGACCCCTGAAGGCCCGAACATCGGCCTGATCGGCTCCCTGGCGACGTTTGCTCGCGTGAACTCTTTCGGGTTCCTCGAGACTCCGTACCGCAAGGTCGTGAACGGCGTCGTCACGGACGAGATCGTCTACCTGACGGCTGATGATGAGGATCGGTCCCGCATCGCGCAGGCCACCGATCGCCTCAACGATGACGGCACATTCATGGATGACGAGGCGCTCTGTCGTGAAGCAGGCGGCGAACCCGCTCTGCTCGCGATCGAAGACATCGATTACATGGACGTCTCGGCGCGCCAGATGGTGTCGGTCGGCACGGCCATGATTCCGTTCCTCGAGCACGACGATGCTCACCGCGCCCTCATGGGTGCCAACATGCAGCGCCAGGCCGTCCCGCTTCTCCGCACGGACGCCCCGCTCGTCGGCACCGGCATGGAGGCCCGTGCGGCCGCTGACGCCGGCGAGGTTCTCCAGTCCGACGTGGCCGGCGTGGTCGAGGAAGCATCTGCTGACCTCGTCCGCATCGCAACCGACGACGGCGACTACCGCTCCTACCGGATCACGAAGTTCGAGCGCTCCAACCAGGGCAACTGCTACAACCAGAAGGTTGTCGTGTCCGAGGGCGATCGCGTCGAGGTCGGCACCGTCCTGGCGGACGGCCCCGCAACCGAAGACGGCGAGCTCGCACTCGGCCGTAACCTGCTCGTGGCGTTCATGTCATGGGAGGGCTACAACTTCGAGGACGCGATCATCCTCTCGCAGCGTGTCGTCACGGAGGACATGCTGACCTCGATCCACATCGAGGAGCACGAGGTCGATGCTCGTGACACGAAGCTCGGCCCCGAGGAGATCACCCGCGACATCCCGAACGTCTCGGAAGAGGTTCTCGGCAATCTGGACGAGCGCGGCATCATCCGCATCGGTGCAGAGGTCAACGCCGGCGACATCCTCGTCGGCAAGATCACGCCGAAGGGCGAGACCGAGCTGACCTCCGAAGAGCGCCTCCTGCGCGCGATCTTCGGCGAGAAGGCGAAGGAAGTCCGCGACACGTCCCTGCGCGTCCCGCACGGCGAGTCCGGCATCGTCATCGGTGTCCGCGAGTTCTCGGCAGAGAACGATGATGAGCTGGCGGCAGATGTTCGCCAGACCGTCCGCGTCTACGTCGCGACCCGCCGCAAGATCACCATCGGTGACAAGATGGCAGGCCGTCACGGCAACAAGGGCGTCATCTCCCGCATCCTCCCCGTCGAGGACATGCCGTTCCTTCCGGATGGCACGCCGGTCGATATCATCCTCAACCCGCTCGGCGTCCCGGGCCGTATGAACCTCGGCCAGGTCTTCGAGCTGCACCTCGGCTGGATCGCCGCGAACGGGTGGGATGCTACCCAGGCACGCATGGATGGCGAGGAGTGGGCCCTGCGCCTGCCCGAGTCCGCCATCACCGGCGCTCCCGGCCAGACGGTCGCCACCCCGGTCTTCGACGGCGTCGAGCCCGACGAGATCGAGGGCCTCCTCGGTGCGACTCTCCCGAACCGCGATGGTTTCCAGATGGTGGGCCAGGACGGCAAGGCGAAGCTGTTCGACGGACGCTCGGGCGAACCGTTCCCCGAGGAGATCTCGGTCGGCTACATGTACATGCTCAAGCTGCACCACCTTGTCGATGACAAGATCCACGCGCGCTCCACGGGCCCCTACTCGATGGTCACCCAGCAGCCCCTCGGCGGTAAGGCCCAGTTCGGCGGCCAGCGTCTGGGCGAGATGGAGGTGTGGGCACTGGAAGCATACGGTGCTGCACACACCCTCCAGGAGATGCTGACGATCAAGTCGGATGACACCGTCGGACGCGTCAAGGTCTACGAGGCGATCGTGAAGGGCGACAACATTCCCGAGCCGGGAATCCCCGAGTCCTTCCGCGTCCTCATCCAGGAAATGCGCTCCCTCTGCCTGAACGTCGAGGCTCTCGACGCGAGCGGCAACACAATTGACCTGCAGGATACCGAAGACGACTTCAGGTCGCGTGAGAAGCCACAGCTTTCCACCGGCCTCGAAGACTTCGGTGCAATGGAATTCTGA
- a CDS encoding DNA-directed RNA polymerase subunit beta' — translation MLDVNLFDELHISLATSQDVHSWSHGEVRKPETINYRTLKAEKDGLFCERIFGPTRDWECACGKYKRPRYKGIECERCGVEVTRAKVRRERMGHIELAAPVTHIWYFKGVPSRLGYLLDIAPKDLEKVIYFAAYMVTDVDEEGRSEAMPELRGEVDLELKEIENQMHVEIEKCAQQMERDLEEAEAGNATARERKAIQEAGEKEQARIRKNAEVERDRLEEVWDRFMKLKVGDLEGDEDLYREMYGRWGMYFEASRGAEAIQARLRTFDLEAEAEILKETISTGTAQRKTRALKRLKVVNAFRTTGTKPESMVLDVLPVIPPDLRPMVQLDGGRFATSDLNDLYRRVINRNNRLKRMLDLDAPEIMVNNEKRMLQESVDALFDNGRRGRPVQGAGNRPLKSLSDMLKGKQGRFRQNLLGKRVDYSGRSVIVVGPTLKLHQCGLPKAMALELFKPFVQKRLVDQQVAKNIKAAKRLIERQRSEVWDILEEVITDHPVLLNRAPTLHRLGIQAFEPQLVEGKAIQLHPLVCAAFNADFDGDQMAVHLPLSAEAQAEARILMLSANNILKPSDGRPVTMPSQDMIIGLFHLTSENPITGNDRRRFSAVGEAQMAFDNGEIGLNDTVFIRFPQLVPPRGWVAPEGWTDGDPILLETTLGRALFNDALPVQFPYVNEVVDKKRLGAIVNELAERYPKVDVGASLDALKSTGFYWAGRSGISISLADIEVPDTKAGILEEAEEQAAKIEELFENGMIQDADRRRDLSDLWTDVTENVAQEMRNNFTERNSVNRMVTSGARGNWTQVRQLAGMRGLVANPKGEIISRPIKSNYFEGLSVLEYFSATHGARKGTADTALRTADSGYLTRRLVDVAQDVIIREHDCGTTKGLTNSISYVDETGVRRLDPTVPTSVYARTLAADVTDADGNVIVAAGTDLGDVEIEKLFNADLDEVTVRSVLTCNSRSGACAMCYGRSLATGLLVDIGEAIGIVSAQSIGEPGTQLTMRTFHTGGVASADDITQGLPRVQELFEARTPKGEAPITEAAGTVAIEDGERSRQIVIKRDDGGEDLSYQVSRSSRLLVENGAHVGVGEQLTEGSVDPKKVLRISNRRRAQLYLVEQVQAVYRSQGVEIHDKHIEVIVRQMLRRVTVIESGDTKLLPGELADVKDYESANREAVSRGGKPATARPELMGITKASLATDSWLSAASFQETTKVLTEAALNAKRDPLNGLKENVILGKLIPAGTGLEKLRGVTAEPTTEARLEFEKMTGFIRQDLDPYDSGLDLGSGLYGTGYSGYGPAFTGN, via the coding sequence TTGCTCGACGTTAATCTCTTCGATGAGCTCCATATCTCGCTCGCGACCTCACAGGATGTTCACTCCTGGTCGCACGGCGAGGTGAGGAAGCCTGAAACCATCAACTACCGCACGCTCAAGGCAGAGAAGGACGGTCTGTTCTGCGAACGGATCTTCGGCCCCACACGGGACTGGGAATGCGCCTGCGGTAAGTACAAGCGTCCCCGCTACAAGGGGATCGAATGTGAACGCTGCGGCGTTGAAGTGACCCGCGCGAAGGTTCGCCGTGAGCGCATGGGCCACATCGAGCTCGCCGCTCCCGTCACCCACATCTGGTACTTCAAGGGCGTCCCCTCGCGCCTTGGATACCTGCTCGATATTGCACCGAAGGACCTCGAAAAGGTCATCTACTTCGCCGCCTACATGGTGACGGATGTCGATGAAGAGGGCCGTTCGGAAGCCATGCCCGAGCTTCGCGGCGAAGTGGACCTGGAACTCAAGGAGATTGAGAACCAGATGCACGTCGAAATCGAGAAGTGCGCCCAGCAGATGGAGCGCGATCTCGAGGAAGCGGAAGCCGGCAACGCGACCGCTCGTGAACGCAAGGCGATCCAGGAAGCGGGAGAGAAGGAACAGGCCCGCATCCGCAAGAACGCCGAGGTCGAGCGCGACCGCCTCGAAGAGGTCTGGGACCGCTTCATGAAGCTCAAGGTCGGAGACCTTGAGGGCGACGAGGACCTCTACCGCGAGATGTACGGCCGTTGGGGCATGTACTTCGAGGCGTCCCGTGGTGCGGAAGCCATCCAGGCCCGCCTGCGCACCTTCGATCTCGAGGCTGAGGCTGAAATCCTCAAGGAGACGATCTCGACCGGTACTGCGCAGCGGAAGACGCGTGCGCTGAAGCGGCTCAAGGTTGTCAACGCATTCCGGACGACCGGCACGAAGCCAGAATCAATGGTTCTCGACGTGCTCCCCGTCATTCCGCCCGACCTGCGCCCCATGGTGCAGCTCGACGGCGGCCGTTTCGCGACCTCGGATCTCAACGATCTCTACCGCCGCGTCATCAACCGCAACAACCGCCTCAAGCGCATGCTCGACCTCGATGCTCCCGAGATCATGGTGAACAACGAGAAGCGCATGCTGCAGGAGTCTGTCGACGCGCTCTTCGACAACGGCCGTCGTGGCCGCCCCGTCCAGGGTGCCGGCAACCGTCCGCTCAAGTCGCTCTCTGACATGCTCAAGGGCAAGCAGGGTCGTTTCCGCCAGAACCTTCTCGGCAAGCGCGTCGACTACTCCGGCCGTTCGGTCATCGTCGTCGGCCCCACGCTCAAGCTGCATCAGTGCGGCCTGCCGAAGGCCATGGCGCTCGAACTGTTCAAGCCTTTCGTCCAGAAGCGTCTCGTCGACCAGCAGGTTGCGAAGAACATCAAGGCGGCGAAGCGTCTCATCGAGCGCCAGCGCTCCGAAGTGTGGGACATCCTCGAAGAGGTCATCACCGATCATCCCGTGCTGCTGAACCGTGCACCCACCCTGCACCGCCTCGGCATCCAGGCGTTCGAGCCGCAGCTCGTCGAGGGCAAGGCCATCCAGCTTCACCCGCTCGTCTGTGCGGCCTTCAACGCCGACTTCGACGGTGACCAGATGGCAGTGCACCTGCCGCTGTCGGCAGAGGCGCAGGCCGAGGCCCGCATCCTCATGCTGTCCGCCAACAACATTCTCAAGCCGTCTGATGGTCGCCCGGTCACCATGCCCTCCCAGGACATGATCATCGGCCTCTTCCACCTGACGAGCGAGAACCCCATCACCGGAAACGACCGTCGTCGCTTCTCGGCCGTGGGTGAGGCTCAGATGGCGTTCGACAACGGCGAGATCGGCCTGAACGACACCGTCTTCATCCGCTTCCCGCAGCTCGTTCCGCCCCGCGGCTGGGTTGCTCCCGAAGGTTGGACCGACGGTGACCCGATCCTGCTCGAGACCACTCTCGGTCGCGCGCTCTTCAACGACGCTCTCCCCGTGCAGTTCCCGTACGTCAACGAGGTTGTCGACAAGAAGCGTCTCGGCGCGATTGTCAACGAGCTGGCTGAGCGCTACCCGAAGGTTGATGTCGGCGCATCGCTCGATGCTCTGAAGTCCACCGGTTTCTACTGGGCTGGTCGTTCCGGCATCTCCATCTCCCTTGCCGACATCGAGGTTCCCGACACGAAGGCCGGGATCCTGGAAGAGGCTGAGGAGCAGGCCGCGAAGATCGAGGAACTGTTCGAGAACGGTATGATCCAGGACGCCGACCGTCGTCGCGACCTGTCAGACCTGTGGACAGACGTGACCGAGAACGTTGCCCAGGAGATGAGGAACAACTTCACGGAGCGCAACTCGGTGAACCGCATGGTCACCTCCGGTGCTCGTGGTAACTGGACCCAGGTCCGCCAGCTGGCCGGCATGCGTGGCCTCGTGGCCAACCCGAAGGGCGAGATCATCTCCCGCCCGATCAAGTCGAACTACTTCGAGGGCCTCTCGGTTCTCGAGTACTTCTCGGCAACGCACGGCGCCCGTAAGGGAACCGCCGATACGGCTCTTCGTACCGCGGACTCCGGCTACCTCACCCGTCGTCTTGTCGACGTGGCCCAGGATGTCATCATCCGCGAGCACGACTGCGGCACCACCAAGGGTCTGACGAACAGCATCTCGTACGTCGACGAGACCGGCGTTCGCCGCCTCGATCCGACGGTCCCCACCTCGGTGTACGCACGGACTCTCGCTGCTGATGTCACCGACGCGGACGGCAACGTCATCGTCGCGGCAGGCACGGATCTCGGCGATGTCGAGATCGAGAAGCTGTTCAACGCGGACCTCGACGAAGTGACGGTGCGTTCCGTTCTCACGTGCAACTCGCGCTCCGGCGCCTGCGCCATGTGCTACGGACGTTCGCTGGCCACCGGCCTCCTGGTCGATATCGGTGAAGCCATCGGCATCGTCTCCGCGCAGTCCATCGGCGAACCCGGCACGCAGCTGACGATGCGTACGTTCCACACCGGCGGCGTGGCCTCGGCCGACGACATCACCCAGGGTCTGCCCCGTGTCCAGGAGCTCTTCGAGGCTCGTACCCCGAAGGGTGAGGCTCCCATCACGGAAGCAGCCGGCACGGTTGCGATCGAGGACGGTGAACGTTCGCGCCAGATCGTCATCAAGCGCGACGACGGCGGGGAAGACCTCTCCTACCAGGTGTCGCGTTCGTCGCGCCTCCTGGTCGAGAACGGCGCCCACGTGGGTGTCGGCGAGCAGCTGACGGAAGGCTCGGTGGACCCGAAGAAGGTTCTCCGCATCTCCAACCGTCGCCGCGCACAGCTCTACCTGGTTGAACAGGTGCAGGCCGTGTACCGCTCGCAGGGCGTGGAGATCCACGACAAGCACATCGAGGTCATCGTCCGCCAGATGCTGCGCCGCGTCACCGTCATCGAGTCCGGCGATACGAAGCTTCTCCCCGGAGAGCTCGCAGACGTCAAGGACTACGAGTCGGCGAACCGTGAGGCAGTGTCCCGCGGCGGCAAGCCGGCAACGGCCCGCCCGGAGCTCATGGGCATCACCAAGGCCTCCCTTGCGACCGATTCGTGGCTGTCTGCCGCATCGTTCCAGGAGACGACCAAGGTGTTGACCGAGGCCGCTCTCAACGCGAAGCGCGATCCGCTGAACGGTCTCAAGGAGAACGTCATCCTCGGTAAGCTCATCCCGGCCGGTACCGGCCTGGAGAAGCTCCGCGGCGTCACAGCCGAGCCGACCACGGAAGCACGTCTCGAGTTCGAGAAGATGACCGGCTTCATCCGCCAGGATCTTGACCCCTACGATTCGGGTCTTGACCTCGGGTCGGGCCTGTACGGCACCGGCTACTCGGGATATGGACCGGCTTTCACCGGTAACTGA
- the rpsL gene encoding 30S ribosomal protein S12, with protein MPTIQQLIRKGRSTKPGASKTPALQGSPQRRGVCTRVYTTTPKKPNSALRKVARVRLSTGIEVTAYIPGEGHNLQEHSIVLVRGGRVKDLPGVRYKIVRGSLDTQGVKNRKQARSRYGAKKENK; from the coding sequence GTGCCCACTATTCAGCAGCTGATCCGCAAGGGTCGGTCTACGAAGCCAGGCGCCTCCAAGACGCCGGCGCTCCAGGGTAGCCCGCAGCGTCGTGGGGTGTGCACCCGCGTATACACCACTACCCCCAAGAAGCCGAACTCGGCCCTTCGCAAGGTCGCACGTGTGCGCCTTTCGACCGGCATCGAGGTCACCGCATACATCCCCGGCGAGGGCCACAACCTCCAGGAGCACTCGATCGTGCTCGTGCGCGGCGGTCGTGTGAAAGACCTCCCCGGTGTCCGTTACAAGATCGTCCGCGGTTCCCTCGATACTCAGGGTGTCAAGAACCGTAAGCAGGCTCGTTCCCGCTACGGCGCGAAGAAGGAGAACAAGTAA
- the rpsG gene encoding 30S ribosomal protein S7: MPRKGPAPKRPIVADPVYGQEIVTQLVNRVLRDGKKSTAQAIVYGALTGVAEKSGQDPVEVLKRAMENIKPALEVRSRRVGGATYQVPVEVKPGRSTTLALRWLVDFSRQRRENTMTDRLMNEILDASNGLGAAVKRREDTHRMAEANKAFAHYRW; the protein is encoded by the coding sequence ATGCCTCGTAAAGGCCCAGCTCCGAAGCGCCCCATTGTCGCTGATCCCGTTTACGGCCAGGAGATCGTCACCCAGCTCGTGAACCGCGTCCTCCGCGACGGCAAGAAGTCGACCGCTCAGGCGATCGTTTACGGCGCCCTGACCGGCGTCGCAGAGAAGTCCGGCCAGGATCCCGTTGAGGTTCTCAAGCGTGCGATGGAAAACATCAAGCCGGCTCTCGAGGTCCGTTCCCGCCGTGTCGGCGGTGCGACCTACCAGGTCCCGGTTGAGGTCAAGCCCGGCCGTTCCACGACCCTCGCTCTGCGCTGGCTCGTCGATTTCTCCCGCCAGCGTCGCGAGAACACGATGACCGACCGCCTCATGAACGAGATTCTCGATGCCTCCAACGGCCTTGGTGCCGCTGTGAAGCGCCGTGAAGACACGCACCGTATGGCAGAGGCAAACAAGGCCTTTGCTCACTACCGCTGGTAA